A region of Zeugodacus cucurbitae isolate PBARC_wt_2022May chromosome 5, idZeuCucr1.2, whole genome shotgun sequence DNA encodes the following proteins:
- the LOC105211851 gene encoding uncharacterized protein LOC105211851 — MKATRIDENRKKRKKSKFYFFLNTILEGCAILLVFYCTFTASCVLGNEVSGPVFIFLLFIFSAFIPDLYYVLLTPKLHTLGIDPLGVMFNFIIGVMCLLIGLSLIMVMISFCGFYAQFLLVVAGAFSVCSGVFHLMNACMCHKAIPKSERYYKPKCPKKKKEKPVKKAKPEKKKPEKKPEKKPQKKPEKKPEKKPEKKPEKKPEKKPKPKPVEKCDDKKEKK, encoded by the exons ATGAAAGCAACAAGGATCGATGAAAATAGAAAGAAACGCAAGAAGAGcaagttttacttttttctcaATACT ATATTGGAGGGATGTGCGATTTTATTAGTTTTCTATTGCACATTCACTGCCAGTTGTGTGCTGGGCAATGAAGTTAGTGGTCCcgtttttatattcttattatttatctTTTCCGCTTTCATACCGGATTTGTACTATGTTCTACTTACGCCTAAACTGCATACATTGGGCATTGATCCGCTG GGTGTTATGTTCAATTTTATCATTGGTGTCATGTGCCTCTTAATTGGCTTAAGTCTTATAATGGTAATGATATCATTCTGTGGATTTTATGCGCAGTTCCTTTTGGTTGTTGCCGGCGCCTTCAGCGTTTGTTCAGGTGTATTTCATTTGATGAATGCCTGTATGTGTCACAAGGCGATACCCAAGTCGGAGCG TTATTATAAGCCTAAATGTccgaagaaaaagaaagaaaaaccaGTTAAGAAAGCTAAACCTGAAAAGAAGAAACCAGAAAAGAAGCCCGAGAAAAAGCCGCAAAAGAAGCCCGAAAAAAAGCCTGAAAAGAAACCCGAAAAGAAACCCGAAAAGAAGCCTGAAAAGAAACCGAAACCAAAACCCGTGGAAAAATGCGATgataagaaagagaaaaaataa
- the LOC105211728 gene encoding uncharacterized protein LOC105211728 isoform X1, which produces MPLKLTHVQRCVISMIVYIVCFVLEIIAFVLLHDAVDSDCVAAREISSIIWWSMIFIFIPIIPDILFCLMGILISEPYYAALGGCYNIVMGLLCILACLFGFLANTGCGNPIQTTIEAVAIIELIAGIIHLVFVWFVHENLDEGEVLFRKTC; this is translated from the exons ATGCCGTTAAAGCTAACCCATGTACAGCGCTGCGTTATCTCGATGATAGTTTACATTGTGTGCTTC GTTCTTGAAATTATCGCTTTTGTGTTATTACACGACGCGGTCGACAGCGACTGTGTTGCAGCACGTGAGATCTCTTCAATTATATGGTGGTCAATGATCTTCATCTTTATACCAATTATACCGGATATTTTGTTCTGTCTCATGGGCATACTAATATCAGAGCCATACTATGCGGCATTG ggCGGCTGTTATAACATTGTGATGGGCTTATTGTGCATACTAGCCTGCCTTTTTGGCTTTCTCGCAAATACGGGTTGCGGCAATCCAATACAAACGACAATAGAAGCTGTCGCTATCATTGAGCTTATTGCCGGCATAATACATCTGGTATTCGTGTGGTTTGTGCATGAAAATCTCGATGAAGGCGAAGTTTTATTTCGTAAAACttgttaa
- the LOC105211728 gene encoding uncharacterized protein LOC105211728 isoform X2 gives MIVYIVCFVLEIIAFVLLHDAVDSDCVAAREISSIIWWSMIFIFIPIIPDILFCLMGILISEPYYAALGGCYNIVMGLLCILACLFGFLANTGCGNPIQTTIEAVAIIELIAGIIHLVFVWFVHENLDEGEVLFRKTC, from the exons ATGATAGTTTACATTGTGTGCTTC GTTCTTGAAATTATCGCTTTTGTGTTATTACACGACGCGGTCGACAGCGACTGTGTTGCAGCACGTGAGATCTCTTCAATTATATGGTGGTCAATGATCTTCATCTTTATACCAATTATACCGGATATTTTGTTCTGTCTCATGGGCATACTAATATCAGAGCCATACTATGCGGCATTG ggCGGCTGTTATAACATTGTGATGGGCTTATTGTGCATACTAGCCTGCCTTTTTGGCTTTCTCGCAAATACGGGTTGCGGCAATCCAATACAAACGACAATAGAAGCTGTCGCTATCATTGAGCTTATTGCCGGCATAATACATCTGGTATTCGTGTGGTTTGTGCATGAAAATCTCGATGAAGGCGAAGTTTTATTTCGTAAAACttgttaa
- the LOC105211722 gene encoding uncharacterized protein LOC105211722 — protein MTHHMDASITINKEQMDPYMKAMHTKRFVVEDSITKVTSDGEPHEMMTMIAGLSGLFAAMVILAVLVSLVSCKSGKKVRHCKNCPRTANGKADAARTCSLDENSTRSSISTTYTRGTSLEEGNSVPATPIYNPSVAVISSGNLSGNLNSAFMNSELNLTNTLSKPKKKTHWSDEVNAQARVKETAVDIERF, from the exons ATGACACATCACATGGATGCCAGCATAACCATAAATAAGGAGCAAATGGATCCGTATATGAAGGCCATGCATACCAAACGCTTTGTGGTGGAGGATTCAA taaCCAAAGTTACGTCCGATGGCGAACCACACGAGATGATGACCATGATTGCTGGACTCTCAGGTCTTTTCGCCGCCATGGTTATACTAGCTGTGCTGGTTTCACTGGTGAGCTGCAAGAGCGGCAAAAA AGTGCGCCATTGCAAAAATTGTCCGCGCACTGCAAACGGTAAAGCAGACGCAGCACGCACTTGCAGCTTGGATGAGAACAGTACGCGTTCATCCATATCGACCACTTATACGCGCGGCACAAGTCTCGAGGAGGGCAATTCGGTGCCAGCAACACCAATTTACAATCCCAGCGTCGCGGTGATTTCTTCTGGCAATTTATCGGGTAATCTCAATTCGGCATTTATGAATAGTGAGTTGAATTTGACGAACACACTGTCGAAACCGAAGAAGAAGACACACTGGAGCGATGAGGTGAATGCGCAGGCGCGTGTGAAAGAGACCGCTGTGGATATTGAGCGTTTCTGA